A DNA window from Panthera tigris isolate Pti1 chromosome X, P.tigris_Pti1_mat1.1, whole genome shotgun sequence contains the following coding sequences:
- the LOC122235290 gene encoding homeobox protein ESX1-like: MEKDEEDQEEQEKEESKNLETNPSPQHPPSAETRKLGGLRFQRVIAKPQSKQPTPQLIVSSESPARLVDSGCAVTRTPCQKDDPTRGVAAGRSAESIKAHGCVDSARDMEPPAGSPLEDTASQSLGDDEFRERQDAKPTVISVTGGDVGKDLLSEPERGAAAEGEESHGGAGAPGPVDEIQKGGGGGEEPPQQQQEAHAATEDPQPQDRQPRLRHLFTRLELKELESVFQRTQYPDVFAR, from the exons ATGGAGAAAGACGAAGAGGACCAAGAGgaacaggagaaggaggagagtaAAAACCTGGAAACTAACCCAAGTCCCCAGCACCCGCCCAGCGCAGAAACAC GGAAGCTTGGTGGGCTCCGCTTTCAGCGCGTTATTGCAAAACCCCAGAGCAAGCAGCCCACCCCCCAGCTAATCGTTTCGTCTGAATCGCCAGCCCGGCTCGTGGACTCTGG GTGCGCGGTAACCCGGACCCCGTGCCAGAAAGACGACCCGACCCGGGGGGTTGCCGCGGGCCGCAGCGCGGAGTCTATAAAGGCGCACGGCTGCGTCGACAGCGCTCGGGACATGGAACCTCCGGCCGGGAGCCCCCTAGAAGACACCGCTTCCCAAAGCCTGGGAGACGATGAGTTCCGAGAACGGCAGG acgCTAAGCCTACCGTGATCTCAGTAACTGGAGGAGACGTCGGGAAGGATCTACTGTCCGAACCTGAGCGGGGAGCAGcagcagaaggggaagaaagccACGGCGGCGCGGGAGCTCCCGGCCCCGTAGACGAGATCCAGAAGGGCGGCGGCGGTGGAGAGGAGCCcccgcagcagcagcaggaggcccACGCGGCCACCGAGGATCCGCAGCCCCAGGACAGGCAGCCACGCCTCCGCCACCTGTTCACGCGGTTGGAACTGAAGGAGCTGGAGAGCGTTTTCCAACGCACCCAGTACCCCGACGTGTTCGCCCGCTGA